The DNA sequence CCCTTTATTCACGTCCAAGTTGATGTTATCCAGCACCTTGAAAGTGCCGCGTTCCCTGCTCGTAAAGCTCTTCTCTATGCCATCAATTTGCAAATACATTCCGATCTTCACCTCTTTATTTCATGCACCTCTGGATGCAAAATTCTTAAGTTAGTTATAACCGATAAAATTAATTGGTTTAGTTGTTAATTAATAATCACTTATTTGAAACTTTTTGTCAACTGAATTCTCAAAATTTTTAGCCTGGCTTTATTAGGTAGCAGAAAAACAGCTTGCCCCCTTCTTTAAGGGGCAAGCTCTGCAAATATCTATTTCACTTTAAGCCAGGCACGTCCTTCCTGCCACTCTACAGAAACCGGGTAATTGAAGAAATCTGACAAACTCTCTTCTTTTAAAACATCTTCATTAGCTCCTTGGGCATAAACCTCCCCACCTCTTAAAAGGAGTGTATGAGAAAACACCGGAAGAATCTCTTCTATATGATGGGTGACAAGTATAATGGTCGGTGCCTTCTCTGATCGTGCAAGTTCATTAATTGTCTTCATTAACTCTTCCCTTGATAGGAAGTCGAGCCCATTTGTCGGTTCATCCAATATAAGCAGTTCAGGGTCTGCCATCAGTCCGCGTGCGATAAGCAATTTCTGCTGTTCACCTTGGGAGCAAGTTTCATAACTGCGGCCGATCAAATGTCTTACCCCAATGCGTTCCATCAGTGCAAACGCTTTTTCAAAATCCCGCTCAGTCGGCATATCATACAATCCTACAGATGCGAACTTACCGCTTACGACTACATCCTGAGTGTCGGTAGTTCCTTGGATTCTAGCACTAAGGGATGAGCTGACCCAGCCAATTCGCTTGCGAAGCTCCCTTATATCGGTTTTCCCGAATGTGCATCCAAGCACTTCCATCTCAC is a window from the Aciduricibacillus chroicocephali genome containing:
- a CDS encoding ABC transporter ATP-binding protein — translated: MEPIIKLKNVKWQREGKKILDDVNWEVNSKEHWAILGLNGSGKTTLLNMINGYIWPSEGEMEVLGCTFGKTDIRELRKRIGWVSSSLSARIQGTTDTQDVVVSGKFASVGLYDMPTERDFEKAFALMERIGVRHLIGRSYETCSQGEQQKLLIARGLMADPELLILDEPTNGLDFLSREELMKTINELARSEKAPTIILVTHHIEEILPVFSHTLLLRGGEVYAQGANEDVLKEESLSDFFNYPVSVEWQEGRAWLKVK